One part of the Phoenix dactylifera cultivar Barhee BC4 chromosome 4, palm_55x_up_171113_PBpolish2nd_filt_p, whole genome shotgun sequence genome encodes these proteins:
- the LOC103712963 gene encoding 26S proteasome non-ATPase regulatory subunit 12 homolog A isoform X2: protein MEENLDAAIESLLNVEKQMRLAGDVAGTKKAVTDIVELCYKARAWKTLNDQIVLLSKRRGQLKQAVTAMVQQAMQYIDETPDVDARIELIKTLNSVSAGKIYVEIERARLIKKLAKIKEEQGLIAEAADLMQEIAVETFGAMAKTEKIAFILEQVRLCLDRQDYVRAQILSRKISPRVFDADASKEKKKPKEGDNIVEEAPADIPSLLELKRIYYELMIRYYSHNNDYLEICRSYKAIYDIPSVKEDPAQWIPVLRKICWYLVLSPHDPMQSSLLNSTLEDKNISEIPNFRLLLKQLVTMEVIQWTGLWEMYKDEFENEKNMLGGSLGAKAAEDLKLRIIEHNILVVSKYYSRITLKRLADLLCLSLQEAEKHLSDMVVSKSLVAKIDRPMGIVCFQTAKDSNDILNSWAMNLEKLLDLVEKSCHQIHKETMVHKAVLKA from the exons ATG GAAGAGAATCTCGATGCTGCGATAGAATCCCTCTTGAACGTGGAGAAGCAAATGAGGCTTGCCGGTGATGTTGCTGGAACCAAGAAAGCTGTTACTGACATTGTGGAACTTTGTTATAAAGCCCGTGCATGGAAGACTCTGAATGACCAGATAGTTCTTCTGTCAAAAAGGAGGGGTCAACTTAAGCAG GCAGTCACCGCCATGGTACAACAAGCTATGCAGTATATTGACGAGACACCTGATGTTGATGCACGCATTGAATTAATCAAAACACTGAACAGTGTCTCTGCTGGAAAG ATATATGTAGAGATAGAGAGGGCACGCCTGATAAAAAAACTTGCAAAGATTAAAGAAGAACAGGGCCTTATTGCTGAGgctgctgatttgatgcaagaAATTGCT GTGGAAACTTTCGGAGCAATGGCAAAAACGGAAAAGATAGCATTCATTCTTGAACAA GTTCGTCTGTGCTTAGATCGCCAGGATTATGTACGTGCACAGATTTTATCAAGAAAAATTAGTCCTCGGGTTTTTGATGCAGATgcttcaaaagaaaagaaaaagcccAAGGAAGGGGATAATATTGTTGAAGAGGCTCCTGCAGATATACCTTCCCTCTTAGAGTTGAAGCGAATCTACTATGAACTAATGATTCG CTATTACTCTCATAACAATGACTACTTGGAAATTTGCCGTAGCtacaaagcaatatatgatattCCATCTGTGAAAGAGGACCCAGCACAGTGGATTCCG GTGCTTAGGAAAATTTGCTGGTATTTGGTGTTGTCGCCACATGACCCAATGCAATCAAGCCTTCTCAACTCTACTCTAGAAGATAAAAATATTTCTGAAATTCCTAATTTCCG TCTGCTTTTAAAGCAGCTAGTTACCATGGAGGTGATCCAGTGGACAGGTCTTTGGGAGATGTATAAGGATGAGTTTGAGAATGAGAAGAATATGCTGGGAGGATCTTTGGGTGCCAAGGCAGCTGAAGATCTAAAACTGAGAATTATTGAACAT AATATTTTGGTGGTATCCAAGTATTATTCAAGGATTACCTTAAAGAGGCTTGCTGATTTGTTGTGCCTGAGTTTACAG GAAGCTGAGAAGCATCTATCAGATATGGTGGTTTCAAAATCCTTGGTTGCAAAGATAGACAGGCCAATGGGAATTGTTTGCTTTCAGACAGCCAAGGACAGCAACGACATCCTTAACTCATGGGCGATGAACTTGGAAAAGCTGCTTGACCTTGTTGAGAAAAGCTGCCACCAAATACACAAAGAGACTATGGTTCACAAAGCTGTTCTGAAAGCTTAA
- the LOC103712963 gene encoding 26S proteasome non-ATPase regulatory subunit 12 homolog A isoform X1, translating into MQEENLDAAIESLLNVEKQMRLAGDVAGTKKAVTDIVELCYKARAWKTLNDQIVLLSKRRGQLKQAVTAMVQQAMQYIDETPDVDARIELIKTLNSVSAGKIYVEIERARLIKKLAKIKEEQGLIAEAADLMQEIAVETFGAMAKTEKIAFILEQVRLCLDRQDYVRAQILSRKISPRVFDADASKEKKKPKEGDNIVEEAPADIPSLLELKRIYYELMIRYYSHNNDYLEICRSYKAIYDIPSVKEDPAQWIPVLRKICWYLVLSPHDPMQSSLLNSTLEDKNISEIPNFRLLLKQLVTMEVIQWTGLWEMYKDEFENEKNMLGGSLGAKAAEDLKLRIIEHNILVVSKYYSRITLKRLADLLCLSLQEAEKHLSDMVVSKSLVAKIDRPMGIVCFQTAKDSNDILNSWAMNLEKLLDLVEKSCHQIHKETMVHKAVLKA; encoded by the exons ATGCAGGAAGAGAATCTCGATGCTGCGATAGAATCCCTCTTGAACGTGGAGAAGCAAATGAGGCTTGCCGGTGATGTTGCTGGAACCAAGAAAGCTGTTACTGACATTGTGGAACTTTGTTATAAAGCCCGTGCATGGAAGACTCTGAATGACCAGATAGTTCTTCTGTCAAAAAGGAGGGGTCAACTTAAGCAG GCAGTCACCGCCATGGTACAACAAGCTATGCAGTATATTGACGAGACACCTGATGTTGATGCACGCATTGAATTAATCAAAACACTGAACAGTGTCTCTGCTGGAAAG ATATATGTAGAGATAGAGAGGGCACGCCTGATAAAAAAACTTGCAAAGATTAAAGAAGAACAGGGCCTTATTGCTGAGgctgctgatttgatgcaagaAATTGCT GTGGAAACTTTCGGAGCAATGGCAAAAACGGAAAAGATAGCATTCATTCTTGAACAA GTTCGTCTGTGCTTAGATCGCCAGGATTATGTACGTGCACAGATTTTATCAAGAAAAATTAGTCCTCGGGTTTTTGATGCAGATgcttcaaaagaaaagaaaaagcccAAGGAAGGGGATAATATTGTTGAAGAGGCTCCTGCAGATATACCTTCCCTCTTAGAGTTGAAGCGAATCTACTATGAACTAATGATTCG CTATTACTCTCATAACAATGACTACTTGGAAATTTGCCGTAGCtacaaagcaatatatgatattCCATCTGTGAAAGAGGACCCAGCACAGTGGATTCCG GTGCTTAGGAAAATTTGCTGGTATTTGGTGTTGTCGCCACATGACCCAATGCAATCAAGCCTTCTCAACTCTACTCTAGAAGATAAAAATATTTCTGAAATTCCTAATTTCCG TCTGCTTTTAAAGCAGCTAGTTACCATGGAGGTGATCCAGTGGACAGGTCTTTGGGAGATGTATAAGGATGAGTTTGAGAATGAGAAGAATATGCTGGGAGGATCTTTGGGTGCCAAGGCAGCTGAAGATCTAAAACTGAGAATTATTGAACAT AATATTTTGGTGGTATCCAAGTATTATTCAAGGATTACCTTAAAGAGGCTTGCTGATTTGTTGTGCCTGAGTTTACAG GAAGCTGAGAAGCATCTATCAGATATGGTGGTTTCAAAATCCTTGGTTGCAAAGATAGACAGGCCAATGGGAATTGTTTGCTTTCAGACAGCCAAGGACAGCAACGACATCCTTAACTCATGGGCGATGAACTTGGAAAAGCTGCTTGACCTTGTTGAGAAAAGCTGCCACCAAATACACAAAGAGACTATGGTTCACAAAGCTGTTCTGAAAGCTTAA